Proteins encoded in a region of the Mesoflavibacter profundi genome:
- the ppk1 gene encoding polyphosphate kinase 1, producing the protein MNNHIIDNKYINRELSWLQFNHRVLQEAADESVPLIERLRFLGIFSNNLDEFFKVRYATVKRIDYVGKAGKSQLGGIKAADLLDIITKTVIDHQTESLKILNKIQKQLEAENIFIIKENKVNKAQKQFLKQYFLEKVSPALVTIVLDPDIELPNLKDSAAYLAINMQMEDETNQYALIEISKNMQRFIVLPKEDNKHYIIMLDDMLRLFLDDIFNIFNYKHISAHMIKITRDAELDLDSDLSKSFMEKISDSVKDRQVGEPVRFVYDKTIDKQTLEFLMSKMGIDNTDSKIPGGRYHNRRDYMDFPSLGRQDLLYDKITPLQVKGLSLQGSIFKSIAEKDYLQYAPYHTFSYVVKFLREAALDPKVKTIKITIYRLAQISHVASSLINAAKNGKRVTVSMEIQARFDEEANIAYAEQMQREGVNLIFGVQGLKVHSKMCVIEREEDKKLKRYGFISTGNFNESTARVYTDFTLFTANQKILKDINKVFNFFEVNYKIYRHKHIITSPHYTKSKLFKLIDTEIENVKNGKPAFIKLKMNSISSYKMVDKLYEASQAGVKIQMIVRGICCLVPGVKGVSENIEVISIVDKFLEHTRLYVFCNNNDTKVYISSADWMTRNIENRVEVSCPIYQDDIKKELLDFFDICWNDNVKARLLDKSQKNHYRKNNQPKLRSQFATYDYLKDKLN; encoded by the coding sequence ATGAATAATCATATTATTGATAATAAGTATATTAATAGAGAGTTAAGCTGGTTACAATTTAATCATCGTGTATTACAAGAAGCAGCAGACGAGTCTGTTCCTTTAATCGAAAGATTAAGATTTCTTGGGATTTTTTCTAATAATTTAGACGAGTTTTTTAAAGTAAGATATGCTACTGTAAAGCGTATAGATTATGTAGGAAAAGCAGGTAAAAGTCAATTAGGCGGTATAAAAGCAGCAGATTTACTAGATATAATTACTAAAACAGTAATAGACCATCAAACCGAAAGTCTTAAGATTTTAAATAAAATTCAAAAGCAGTTAGAGGCAGAAAACATCTTTATTATAAAAGAAAATAAAGTAAACAAAGCCCAAAAGCAATTTTTAAAACAATATTTCTTAGAAAAGGTAAGTCCAGCACTTGTAACTATAGTCTTAGATCCAGATATAGAATTACCTAACTTAAAAGATAGTGCAGCATATTTAGCGATAAATATGCAAATGGAAGATGAAACTAACCAGTATGCATTGATAGAAATTTCTAAAAATATGCAGCGTTTTATTGTGCTTCCTAAAGAAGATAACAAGCACTATATTATCATGTTAGACGATATGTTAAGGCTGTTTTTAGATGATATATTTAATATCTTTAACTATAAGCATATTTCTGCACATATGATAAAAATTACAAGAGATGCAGAGCTTGATTTAGACAGCGATTTGTCAAAAAGTTTCATGGAAAAAATTAGTGATAGTGTTAAAGATAGACAAGTAGGAGAACCAGTTAGATTTGTCTACGACAAGACAATCGATAAGCAAACTTTAGAGTTTTTAATGTCTAAAATGGGTATTGATAATACAGATAGTAAAATTCCTGGTGGAAGATATCACAATAGAAGAGATTACATGGATTTTCCTAGTCTAGGAAGACAAGATTTGCTTTATGATAAAATCACACCTTTACAAGTAAAAGGATTAAGTCTTCAAGGAAGTATCTTTAAATCTATTGCAGAAAAAGATTATTTACAATACGCACCATATCATACGTTTTCTTACGTAGTAAAGTTTTTACGTGAAGCTGCTTTAGATCCTAAAGTAAAAACCATAAAAATTACAATTTATAGATTAGCGCAAATTTCGCACGTGGCAAGTTCTTTAATAAATGCTGCAAAAAATGGTAAACGTGTTACTGTTTCTATGGAGATACAAGCACGTTTTGATGAAGAAGCTAATATTGCTTATGCTGAACAAATGCAGCGCGAAGGTGTAAATTTAATTTTTGGAGTTCAAGGACTAAAAGTACACAGTAAAATGTGTGTGATAGAACGAGAAGAAGATAAAAAATTAAAACGTTATGGGTTTATTAGTACAGGTAATTTTAACGAATCTACAGCAAGAGTCTATACAGATTTCACCTTATTTACTGCTAATCAAAAAATATTAAAAGATATAAATAAGGTGTTTAACTTTTTTGAAGTTAACTATAAAATTTACAGACATAAACACATTATTACTTCACCGCATTACACAAAAAGCAAGCTATTTAAATTAATAGATACCGAAATTGAAAATGTAAAAAACGGTAAGCCAGCGTTTATAAAATTAAAGATGAATAGTATATCTAGCTATAAAATGGTAGATAAACTTTATGAAGCAAGTCAAGCTGGTGTCAAAATACAAATGATTGTAAGAGGTATTTGTTGTCTAGTTCCAGGTGTAAAAGGCGTAAGCGAAAACATAGAAGTTATTAGTATTGTAGATAAGTTTTTAGAACATACAAGACTTTATGTGTTTTGTAATAATAACGACACAAAAGTTTACATCTCATCTGCAGATTGGATGACCAGAAATATAGAAAATAGAGTAGAAGTATCATGTCCAATTTACCAAGACGATATTAAAAAAGAATTGTTAGATTTTTTTGATATTTGTTGGAATGATAATGTAAAAGCAAGGCTATTAGATAAGTCACAAAAAAATCACTATCGTAAAAACAATCAACCTAAATTAAGGTCACAATTTGCAACTTACGATTATCTTAAAGACAAACTAAATTAA
- a CDS encoding Ppx/GppA phosphatase family protein produces the protein MLTIQKYAAIDIGSNAVRLLISNIIEEKGKPARFKKSSLVRVPIRLGADVFIKEKISKTNKDRMLKTMQAFSLLMQTHNVVRYKACATSAMREAKNGQQIADLVLEETGIKIDIIGGEEEAAIIAATDLQSYIDENKTYLYVDVGGGSTEFSVIDKGIKISSKSFKIGTVRLLNDVVKKEAWQELEQWIKTETAQFEKIDVIGSGGNINKIFKISGKALGKPLSYFYLTSYYNMLQTYSYEERISQLDLNQDRADVIIPATRIYLSAMKWSGAKDIFVPKIGLADGIIKSIYNETVKSHTKLK, from the coding sequence ATGCTAACCATACAAAAATACGCTGCAATAGACATAGGATCTAACGCTGTAAGACTTTTAATATCTAACATAATAGAAGAAAAAGGTAAACCAGCAAGATTTAAAAAAAGTTCGTTGGTACGTGTACCAATACGTTTAGGTGCAGATGTTTTTATAAAAGAAAAAATTTCAAAAACTAATAAAGACCGTATGCTTAAAACCATGCAAGCGTTTAGTTTACTAATGCAAACGCATAATGTGGTTAGATATAAAGCCTGTGCAACATCTGCAATGCGAGAAGCAAAAAATGGTCAACAAATTGCAGATTTAGTTTTAGAAGAAACCGGTATAAAAATAGATATAATTGGAGGAGAAGAAGAAGCTGCAATAATAGCAGCAACAGACCTTCAAAGTTATATAGACGAAAATAAAACTTATCTATATGTAGATGTTGGTGGCGGAAGTACTGAGTTTTCTGTAATCGATAAAGGTATAAAAATATCGTCAAAATCCTTTAAAATTGGTACTGTCCGATTACTAAACGATGTTGTTAAAAAAGAAGCTTGGCAAGAATTAGAGCAATGGATTAAAACAGAAACAGCACAATTTGAAAAAATAGATGTGATTGGATCTGGAGGAAACATTAATAAAATTTTCAAAATTTCTGGTAAAGCTTTAGGTAAACCGTTATCGTATTTTTACTTAACGTCCTATTATAACATGCTACAAACCTATTCTTACGAAGAACGTATTTCTCAGTTAGATTTAAACCAAGATAGAGCAGATGTAATTATTCCAGCAACACGTATTTATTTATCTGCAATGAAGTGGAGCGGCGCAAAAGATATCTTTGTGCCAAAAATAGGATTGGCAGACGGAATTATAAAAAGTATATATAATGAGACTGTAAAAAGCCATACAAAGTTAAAATAA
- the miaE gene encoding tRNA-(ms[2]io[6]A)-hydroxylase: MLGLKLPTDPRWVNIVEKNIEEILTDHAFCEQKATSTAISLIVSFPEYTDLVQEMTALVKEEISHFKMVHDKILERGWTLGRDRKDDYVIQLLKFFPKGGSRTDQLVHRLLYAALIEARSCERFRLLSEELQDKELAEFYRKLMVSEANHYTMFLGFARQYGNREEVDKKWKQLLDYEAEIMKNLGTKETVHG; this comes from the coding sequence ATGCTTGGATTAAAATTACCAACAGATCCACGATGGGTTAATATTGTAGAAAAAAATATAGAAGAAATTCTTACAGATCATGCCTTTTGCGAGCAAAAAGCAACAAGTACTGCAATTTCTTTAATTGTAAGTTTTCCTGAATACACAGATCTTGTTCAAGAAATGACAGCTTTAGTAAAAGAAGAAATTAGTCATTTTAAGATGGTACACGATAAAATATTAGAACGAGGTTGGACATTAGGACGAGATAGAAAAGATGATTATGTTATTCAACTTTTAAAGTTTTTTCCAAAAGGCGGAAGTAGAACAGACCAATTAGTACATAGATTACTATATGCTGCATTAATAGAAGCTAGAAGTTGCGAGCGTTTTAGATTATTATCTGAAGAATTACAAGACAAAGAACTTGCAGAGTTCTACAGAAAATTAATGGTAAGTGAAGCCAATCACTACACAATGTTTTTGGGCTTTGCTAGACAATACGGTAATCGTGAAGAAGTAGATAAAAAATGGAAACAACTACTTGATTATGAAGCCGAAATTATGAAAAACTTAGGTACAAAAGAAACTGTACACGGTTAA
- a CDS encoding SixA phosphatase family protein, producing MKTNKTIQFFRHAKSSWKHNLPDHDRPLKQRGINDVKLMSNYLKTNFLIPDLILSSTANRAKTTAQLFIENLQLTEVSFCLKKELYDFSGESVLNQIKNCNNSVNVLTIFGHNFAITELSNILGDKYIENVTTSGFVQIEFEQNCWQKVKNGKTQKIVFPKLLK from the coding sequence ATGAAAACGAACAAAACCATTCAGTTTTTTAGGCACGCAAAGTCGTCTTGGAAACATAATTTACCTGATCATGATCGTCCATTAAAACAGCGCGGAATTAATGATGTAAAATTAATGTCTAATTATTTGAAAACTAATTTTTTAATTCCAGATTTAATTTTATCAAGTACAGCAAATAGAGCAAAGACAACAGCACAACTTTTTATCGAAAATTTACAGTTAACCGAAGTTTCATTCTGTTTAAAAAAAGAGCTCTATGATTTTTCTGGAGAATCTGTTTTAAATCAAATAAAAAATTGTAATAATTCTGTTAATGTATTAACGATTTTTGGACATAATTTTGCAATCACAGAATTATCTAACATCTTAGGTGATAAGTATATAGAAAATGTAACTACTTCTGGATTTGTTCAAATAGAATTTGAGCAAAATTGTTGGCAAAAAGTTAAAAATGGTAAAACCCAAAAAATAGTATTCCCTAAACTGTTAAAATAG
- a CDS encoding porin family protein, whose product MKKTILFFAFILASFYGFSQNSVYGVRAGFNISDLDFEDQYDYLPHTHRNGFMIGFFGEYKLSNVIDLAPEIQFSAEGSKQEELRINYIQLPVLFKFNITNNFAFAVGPQASLKAHEYEDGVKNFTYSGVAGVDFMITDEFFLDFRYKYGFVNLFDDELGVEAKGNTMQIGFGVKF is encoded by the coding sequence ATGAAAAAAACTATCCTTTTCTTTGCATTTATTTTAGCTTCATTTTATGGATTTTCTCAAAACTCCGTTTATGGTGTAAGAGCTGGTTTTAATATTTCAGATTTAGATTTTGAAGATCAATATGATTATTTACCTCACACACATAGAAATGGTTTTATGATTGGTTTTTTTGGAGAATACAAGTTATCTAACGTAATTGATTTAGCTCCAGAAATTCAATTTTCTGCCGAAGGATCTAAACAAGAAGAATTACGTATTAACTATATCCAACTTCCTGTATTATTTAAGTTTAATATTACTAATAATTTTGCTTTTGCTGTTGGTCCACAAGCTAGTTTAAAGGCGCACGAATATGAAGATGGTGTAAAAAACTTTACTTATTCTGGTGTAGCTGGTGTAGATTTTATGATTACAGACGAATTTTTCTTAGACTTTAGATACAAATATGGATTTGTAAATTTATTTGATGATGAATTAGGTGTAGAAGCTAAAGGAAATACAATGCAAATAGGATTTGGAGTAAAATTCTAA